A region from the Bradyrhizobium erythrophlei genome encodes:
- a CDS encoding ABC transporter permease, protein MTTGESVTVPAADRKRPRKIAAMLRSQMRNIAPFLTLICLSGFFAAASPSFATLDNVGNILTQVSVTGIIAVGLTFVILCAEIDLSIASIANVTGIAVAYFTMQESYVNIANLPMAGWAAILLALVLCAMLGLVNALGLTVIGIPSFIMTLAMMQIAAGISALLVRGQIAYRVPDLVTTLGSSSISGVPWIVIVAALMLLGGHLVLTYTRFGRYVYMVGGNREAAEYSGLNVKLILGSVMVISAVCSGIGGMLGVAHFGSAQQNEFDTYLLDSIAAVVVGGTSLFGGRGGIGNTIVGLFVLGVLNNGLDHVNIDSFLKILIRGLILLAALVINVYAQRWRDRAVD, encoded by the coding sequence ATGACGACGGGTGAAAGCGTGACAGTCCCCGCGGCGGATCGGAAGCGGCCGCGCAAGATCGCCGCGATGTTGCGTTCCCAGATGCGCAACATCGCGCCGTTCCTGACGCTGATCTGCCTCAGCGGCTTCTTCGCCGCGGCAAGTCCCTCCTTTGCGACGCTCGACAATGTCGGCAACATCCTGACCCAGGTTTCGGTCACCGGCATCATCGCCGTCGGCCTGACTTTCGTGATCCTCTGCGCCGAGATCGATCTTTCGATCGCCAGCATCGCCAACGTCACCGGCATCGCGGTCGCCTATTTCACCATGCAGGAATCCTACGTGAACATCGCCAACCTCCCGATGGCCGGCTGGGCTGCGATCCTGCTCGCGCTCGTGCTCTGCGCGATGCTCGGTCTCGTCAACGCGCTCGGGCTCACAGTGATCGGCATCCCCTCCTTCATCATGACGCTGGCGATGATGCAGATCGCGGCCGGCATATCGGCGCTGCTGGTGCGCGGACAGATCGCCTACAGGGTGCCCGACCTCGTCACCACGCTCGGATCGTCGTCGATCTCCGGCGTTCCCTGGATCGTGATCGTTGCCGCATTGATGTTGCTCGGGGGTCATCTGGTGCTCACCTATACCCGCTTCGGGCGCTACGTTTACATGGTCGGCGGCAATCGCGAGGCGGCGGAATATTCCGGGCTCAACGTCAAGCTGATCCTCGGCAGCGTCATGGTCATCTCGGCGGTCTGCTCGGGGATCGGCGGCATGCTGGGCGTCGCGCATTTCGGCAGCGCGCAGCAGAACGAGTTCGACACCTATCTGCTCGATTCGATCGCCGCCGTCGTCGTCGGCGGCACCAGCCTGTTCGGCGGCCGCGGCGGCATCGGCAATACCATCGTCGGCCTGTTCGTGCTCGGCGTCCTCAACAACGGGCTCGATCACGTCAATATCGACAGCTTTCTGAAAATACTGATCCGCGGCCTCATCCTGCTCGCGGCGCTGGTCATCAACGTCTATGCGCAGCGGTGGCGGGACCGGGCGGTCGATTAA
- the mtnK gene encoding S-methyl-5-thioribose kinase, whose amino-acid sequence MTSPQRPSGAPSQDEYRILRDADLRDYFASLPAVASLLGGAPAGWSIGEVGDGNLNLVFIVKGTKGGIAVKQALPYVRLVGESWPLPLSRSHYEYLALVHQAELAPGLVPAVLHHNEALALVAMELLEPHIIMRKGLISGTCYPRFVEDITTFLARTLFLSSDLAVAAARKKEGIAAFAGNHALCRITEDLIFTDPYRQAEQNRWTSPWLDASAAAIREDLDLHVAVSRLKLKFMGGPEALIHGDLHTGSIMVTESETKVIDPEFAFYGPMGFDLGAVLGNLIMGYLASPGHERSAGERRSFEAWMLETIENVWAEFSRKFLGLWRAGGHGDGYPAVLFSGETGAARLEAERQAYMERLFGDTVGFAAAKIIRRILGLAHNIDFEWIEDARLRATCEARALRLARAMMLGAPSFRTIGDVTKAAKKLHDWQPDFAG is encoded by the coding sequence ATGACTTCACCGCAGCGACCGTCGGGCGCCCCTTCGCAGGACGAATATCGAATTTTGCGGGACGCGGACCTGCGAGACTATTTTGCGTCGCTGCCCGCGGTCGCTTCGCTGCTTGGCGGGGCGCCGGCCGGCTGGTCGATCGGCGAGGTAGGCGACGGCAATCTCAACCTCGTGTTCATCGTCAAGGGAACGAAGGGCGGAATTGCCGTCAAGCAGGCGCTGCCCTATGTGCGCCTGGTCGGCGAGAGCTGGCCACTGCCGCTGTCGCGCTCCCATTACGAATATCTGGCGCTCGTACATCAGGCCGAGCTGGCGCCCGGTCTCGTACCCGCCGTGCTTCACCACAACGAGGCGCTTGCGCTCGTCGCCATGGAGTTGCTCGAGCCGCACATCATCATGCGCAAGGGGCTGATTTCCGGAACCTGTTATCCCCGCTTCGTCGAAGATATCACGACCTTTCTGGCGCGGACCTTGTTTCTGAGCTCCGACCTCGCGGTTGCGGCGGCGCGAAAGAAGGAGGGTATTGCCGCGTTCGCCGGTAACCATGCGTTGTGCCGGATCACCGAGGATCTGATCTTTACCGACCCTTACCGTCAGGCCGAACAGAACCGCTGGACTTCGCCGTGGCTCGATGCGAGCGCCGCAGCCATTCGTGAAGATCTCGACCTGCACGTCGCGGTCTCGCGGCTCAAGTTGAAGTTCATGGGAGGTCCGGAAGCGCTGATCCACGGCGATCTTCACACCGGATCGATCATGGTGACGGAAAGCGAGACCAAGGTAATCGATCCGGAGTTCGCGTTTTACGGACCGATGGGATTCGATCTCGGCGCCGTGCTCGGCAATCTCATCATGGGTTATCTGGCCTCGCCCGGCCACGAGCGCTCGGCCGGCGAACGGCGTTCGTTCGAGGCATGGATGCTGGAAACGATCGAAAACGTCTGGGCGGAGTTTTCCCGAAAATTTCTCGGGCTTTGGCGCGCCGGGGGCCATGGTGACGGCTATCCCGCCGTGCTTTTCTCGGGCGAGACCGGCGCTGCGCGGCTGGAGGCCGAGCGGCAGGCCTATATGGAGCGCCTGTTCGGCGACACCGTCGGGTTCGCGGCGGCAAAGATTATCCGCCGTATCCTTGGTCTGGCGCATAATATCGACTTCGAGTGGATTGAAGACGCACGGCTGCGGGCGACCTGCGAGGCGCGGGCCTTGCGCCTCGCGCGCGCGATGATGTTGGGCGCGCCGTCGTTCCGCACGATCGGCGACGTGACGAAAGCGGCGAAGAAGCTGCACGATTGGCAACCGGATTTCGCCGGGTGA
- a CDS encoding DUF1467 family protein: protein MAYTISTAFAIYFVMWWVTLFLTLPFGVRSQHEDGVGAPGTDPGAPIVPGLGRKLIWTTVISAVIFAVSWLAYSAGLLNVERLSKLMGFPF from the coding sequence ATGGCGTACACAATTTCAACCGCGTTTGCGATCTACTTCGTGATGTGGTGGGTCACCCTGTTCCTGACGCTGCCGTTCGGCGTGCGCAGCCAGCACGAGGACGGTGTCGGCGCGCCCGGGACCGATCCCGGCGCGCCCATCGTGCCGGGGCTGGGCCGCAAGCTGATCTGGACCACGGTGATCTCGGCCGTCATATTCGCGGTCTCATGGCTGGCCTACAGCGCCGGCCTTCTCAATGTCGAGCGACTGTCGAAGCTGATGGGGTTTCCGTTCTGA
- the mce gene encoding methylmalonyl-CoA epimerase has translation MLGRLNHVAIAVKDAEKAAKIYGAAFGADISAAVPLPEHGVITVFVTLPNTKIEFIQPLGESSPIAKFLQRNADGGIHHVCYDVPDIIAARDTLIKEGARVLGDGTPRIGAHGKPVLFLHPKDFSGALVEIEQA, from the coding sequence ATGCTGGGCCGGCTCAATCATGTCGCGATCGCGGTCAAGGACGCCGAGAAGGCCGCCAAAATCTATGGCGCGGCGTTCGGCGCCGATATCTCCGCAGCAGTGCCGCTGCCCGAGCACGGCGTCATCACCGTGTTCGTGACGCTGCCCAACACCAAGATCGAGTTCATACAGCCGCTCGGCGAATCCTCGCCGATCGCCAAATTTCTCCAGCGCAATGCCGACGGCGGCATCCATCATGTCTGCTACGACGTGCCCGATATCATCGCGGCGCGCGATACCCTGATCAAGGAGGGCGCGCGGGTGCTCGGCGACGGCACGCCCAGGATCGGCGCCCACGGCAAGCCGGTGCTGTTCCTGCATCCGAAGGACTTTTCCGGCGCATTGGTCGAAATCGAGCAGGCCTGA
- a CDS encoding ribonuclease J, producing the protein MARPDELTFAPLGGVGEIGMNLSIYGLGNRHERSWLAVDLGVSFGDEEHLPGIDLIMPDIRFLEKERKNLVGLVLTHAHEDHFGAVIDLWPKLKCPIYATQFSAALFEAKCASERNPPKIPVTVVPSGGRIDLGPFNVEFIPVAHSIPESHALAIHTSAGTVLHTGDWKIDPTPIIGLPTDERRLRELGDAGVLALIGDSTNAVRDGRSPSEAEVAKTITELVKGAKGRVAVTTFASNVARLRAVADAAKAAGREVVVVGRAMERVVQVARETGYLDGVQNFRGADLYGHFPPDKVLALCTGSQGEPRAALSRIANDDHPQVTLNKGDCVIFSSRTIPGNERAVGGIINGLVTQGIEVITDRTHLVHVSGHPRRDELRDMISWVRPQLLIPVHGEALHLFEHAKLARAAGVPKTLICRDGDLVKLGPGDPGIIEQLPSGRLYKDGSILEDSKSRAVVERRRLAFAGCAFVAVAMTEKGELADDPEVDLVGIPEKNTAGEVIDEIVFDVVVSTVEGLPRARRRDPEATAESVRRAVRAVINEHWGKKPLCYVHVLIV; encoded by the coding sequence ATGGCGCGCCCGGACGAACTGACCTTTGCGCCGCTCGGCGGCGTCGGCGAGATCGGCATGAATCTGTCGATCTACGGGCTCGGCAACCGCCACGAGCGCTCCTGGTTGGCGGTCGATCTCGGCGTCTCCTTTGGCGACGAGGAGCATCTGCCGGGCATCGATTTGATCATGCCGGACATCCGCTTTCTGGAGAAAGAGCGCAAGAACCTGGTCGGGCTGGTGCTGACGCATGCCCATGAAGACCATTTCGGTGCCGTCATCGACCTCTGGCCGAAGCTGAAATGCCCGATCTACGCCACCCAATTCAGCGCCGCTCTGTTCGAGGCCAAATGCGCGTCGGAGCGCAATCCGCCGAAAATTCCGGTCACCGTGGTGCCCTCGGGCGGCCGCATCGACCTCGGCCCGTTCAATGTCGAGTTCATTCCGGTCGCGCATTCGATTCCCGAGTCGCACGCGCTGGCGATCCATACATCCGCCGGCACGGTGCTGCACACCGGCGACTGGAAGATCGATCCGACGCCGATCATCGGCTTGCCGACCGACGAGCGGCGCCTGCGCGAGCTCGGCGATGCCGGCGTGCTGGCGCTGATCGGTGATTCCACCAACGCGGTGCGGGATGGGCGCTCGCCGTCGGAGGCCGAAGTCGCCAAAACCATTACCGAACTGGTCAAGGGGGCAAAAGGCCGGGTCGCGGTGACCACCTTCGCCTCCAACGTCGCGCGGCTGCGTGCGGTGGCCGATGCCGCAAAGGCGGCGGGCCGCGAGGTCGTGGTCGTCGGCCGCGCTATGGAGCGCGTCGTGCAGGTGGCGCGGGAGACCGGCTATCTCGACGGCGTGCAGAATTTCCGGGGCGCCGATCTCTACGGCCATTTCCCACCGGACAAAGTGCTGGCGCTGTGCACGGGAAGCCAGGGCGAGCCGCGCGCCGCGCTGTCGCGCATCGCCAATGACGACCATCCGCAGGTTACGCTGAACAAGGGCGACTGCGTGATCTTTTCCTCGCGCACCATTCCCGGCAACGAAAGGGCGGTCGGCGGCATCATCAACGGCCTTGTGACACAAGGCATCGAAGTCATCACCGACCGTACCCATCTCGTCCACGTCTCCGGTCATCCGCGCCGCGACGAATTGCGCGACATGATTTCGTGGGTACGCCCGCAGCTCCTGATCCCCGTGCACGGCGAGGCGCTGCATTTGTTCGAACATGCCAAGCTGGCGCGCGCCGCGGGCGTGCCCAAAACGCTGATCTGCCGGGATGGCGATCTTGTGAAACTAGGGCCGGGCGACCCTGGTATCATCGAGCAATTGCCGTCGGGACGGCTCTACAAGGACGGCTCGATCCTGGAGGATTCCAAGTCGCGTGCGGTGGTCGAACGGCGCCGGCTGGCGTTTGCCGGCTGCGCCTTTGTGGCGGTCGCGATGACCGAAAAAGGCGAACTGGCCGACGATCCCGAGGTTGATCTCGTCGGCATCCCCGAGAAGAATACGGCCGGGGAGGTCATCGACGAGATTGTGTTCGACGTCGTGGTCTCGACGGTGGAGGGCCTGCCGCGGGCACGGCGGCGCGATCCCGAGGCCACGGCGGAATCGGTGCGCCGGGCCGTGCGCGCCGTGATCAACGAGCATTGGGGCAAGAAGCCCCTGTGCTACGTTCACGTTCTGATTGTTTAG
- a CDS encoding biotin--[acetyl-CoA-carboxylase] ligase, translated as MAFTLGPRALSAGYRLAAFDQIGSTNAEAMARARQGERAPTWFVTTEQTAGRGRRHRPWIAPRGNLASSILEVLDVSPAVAATLGFAAGLALEAALRRVSIEASLRSAGSDDMKFALKWPNDVLAGRQKLAGILLEAEAVGDNALAVVVGIGTNVVAAPEGTPTPATSLRSLGVNIGAEELFAELSDAWAEYRGIWDMGRGFGEIRKLWLERAAGLGQPVAIHTGGTTVEGTFDGIDETGCMIVRTSGGKPVPISAGDVYFGSAASAGTT; from the coding sequence ATGGCATTCACGCTCGGTCCACGAGCCCTTTCGGCGGGTTACCGGCTCGCCGCCTTCGATCAGATCGGTTCGACCAACGCGGAAGCCATGGCGCGCGCCCGCCAGGGCGAGCGCGCGCCGACCTGGTTCGTAACTACAGAACAAACCGCCGGACGCGGCCGGCGCCATCGTCCCTGGATCGCGCCCCGTGGTAATCTCGCCAGCAGCATCCTGGAAGTGCTCGATGTCTCGCCCGCGGTCGCAGCGACGCTCGGCTTTGCCGCCGGGCTGGCGTTGGAGGCGGCGCTGCGCCGGGTCAGCATTGAAGCATCGCTGAGGTCAGCGGGATCGGACGATATGAAATTTGCGCTGAAATGGCCCAATGACGTGCTGGCAGGGCGCCAAAAGCTAGCCGGCATCCTGCTGGAAGCGGAGGCCGTGGGGGACAACGCCCTGGCCGTCGTGGTCGGCATCGGCACCAACGTTGTCGCGGCACCCGAGGGCACACCGACGCCTGCGACCTCGCTGCGCTCGCTGGGGGTCAACATCGGTGCGGAGGAGCTGTTTGCCGAGCTTTCGGATGCCTGGGCGGAATACCGGGGTATCTGGGACATGGGGCGCGGTTTCGGCGAGATCCGCAAGCTTTGGCTGGAGCGTGCGGCGGGGCTGGGACAGCCGGTCGCCATCCACACCGGTGGCACCACCGTGGAGGGCACGTTCGATGGCATCGACGAGACCGGTTGCATGATCGTCCGGACATCAGGCGGCAAGCCGGTCCCGATCTCGGCCGGCGACGTCTATTTCGGCTCGGCGGCCTCGGCGGGGACGACCTGA
- the nuoN gene encoding NADH-quinone oxidoreductase subunit NuoN → MSFESAGYQLLPVLPELVLALGAMALLMLGAYRGPQTTGLVTGLAVCLLVVTGMLELWLPGGKTFGGSFIVDDFAKFLKILALIGSIATLVLSIEYLADQSRRIFEYAILVLLSTLGMMVLISAGDLIMLYLGLELMSLALYVVAASNRDNAKSTEAGLKYFVLGALSSGMLLYGASLIYGFTGTVGFAGIAAAVKTGSIGIVFGLVFLLAGLCFKISAVPFHMWTPDVYEGAPTPVTAFFASAPKVAALAVFTRVALTAFPGIVPQWQQIVVFVSIASMALGSFAAIGQKNIKRLMAYSSIGHMGFALVGLAAGTAEGAQGVLVYISIYVAMTLGSFAVILTVKRNGQHFENISDFAGLSRTNPLLAFFFAMLLFSLAGVPPLAGFFAKWYVFVAAIKAGLFTLSVVGVLTSVVGAYYYLSIVKVMYFDEPLTKLDPMRVELRTVLAFAGLFNIFFFVYPGPLVSVAAAAAKSLF, encoded by the coding sequence ATGAGCTTTGAGAGTGCAGGTTATCAGCTGCTGCCCGTGCTGCCGGAGCTTGTGCTGGCCCTGGGTGCGATGGCGCTTCTGATGTTGGGCGCCTATCGCGGGCCGCAGACCACGGGCCTCGTCACGGGGCTGGCGGTTTGCCTGCTGGTCGTGACCGGCATGCTGGAGCTGTGGCTGCCGGGCGGCAAGACCTTTGGCGGCAGTTTCATCGTTGATGACTTCGCAAAGTTCCTGAAAATCCTGGCGCTGATCGGCTCGATCGCGACGCTGGTGCTTTCGATCGAATATCTGGCCGATCAGTCCCGGCGCATCTTCGAATATGCCATCCTGGTGCTGCTTTCCACCCTCGGCATGATGGTGCTGATCTCGGCCGGCGACCTGATCATGCTCTATCTCGGGCTCGAGCTGATGTCGCTCGCGCTTTACGTGGTCGCCGCGAGCAACCGCGACAATGCCAAATCGACCGAGGCCGGCCTGAAGTATTTCGTGCTGGGCGCGCTGTCGTCCGGCATGCTGCTGTATGGCGCTTCGCTGATCTATGGCTTCACCGGCACCGTGGGCTTTGCCGGGATCGCGGCGGCGGTGAAAACCGGCAGCATCGGCATCGTGTTCGGCCTGGTGTTCCTGCTGGCCGGGCTTTGCTTCAAGATTTCGGCGGTGCCGTTCCACATGTGGACACCCGACGTCTATGAAGGCGCGCCGACGCCGGTCACCGCGTTCTTTGCTTCCGCGCCGAAGGTCGCGGCGCTCGCGGTATTCACCCGCGTGGCGCTGACCGCGTTCCCGGGCATCGTGCCGCAATGGCAGCAGATCGTGGTGTTCGTGTCGATCGCCTCGATGGCGCTGGGATCGTTCGCCGCCATCGGGCAGAAGAACATCAAGCGGCTGATGGCCTATTCGTCGATCGGCCATATGGGGTTTGCCCTGGTCGGGCTCGCCGCCGGCACCGCCGAAGGCGCGCAGGGCGTGCTGGTCTACATCTCGATCTATGTAGCGATGACGCTCGGCAGCTTCGCCGTCATCCTGACGGTGAAGCGCAACGGTCAGCATTTCGAAAACATCAGCGACTTCGCCGGGCTTTCGCGCACCAATCCGCTACTGGCGTTCTTCTTCGCGATGCTGCTGTTTTCGCTGGCCGGCGTTCCGCCGCTGGCGGGCTTCTTCGCAAAATGGTACGTCTTCGTTGCGGCGATCAAGGCCGGGCTGTTCACGCTGTCGGTGGTCGGTGTGCTCACCAGCGTGGTGGGCGCGTATTACTATCTCTCCATCGTCAAGGTGATGTATTTCGACGAGCCGCTGACAAAACTCGATCCGATGCGCGTCGAGCTGCGTACGGTGCTGGCGTTCGCGGGGCTCTTCAACATATTCTTTTTCGTCTATCCGGGGCCGCTGGTCAGCGTTGCCGCGGCAGCGGCAAAGTCGCTTTTCTAG
- a CDS encoding NADH-quinone oxidoreductase subunit M yields the protein MTTWPILSVVTFLPIFGTLLIYINRGDDEAARRTSRWIALWTTVITFVVSLILVWRFDPAQADFQFVERTSWLATGITYHMGVDGISLPFVILTTALMPFCILASWKSITMRVREYMMAFLILETLMVGTFSALDLVLFYLFFEGGLIPMFLIIGVWGGPRRVYASFKFFLYTLLGSVLMLLAIMALYWNAGTTDIPTLMHTAVPRSLQTWAWLAFFASFAVKMPMWPVHTWLPDAHVEAPTAGSVILAAILLKMGGYGFLRFSLPMFPLASHDFAPLIFSLSVIAIIYTSLVALMQEDIKKLIAYSSVAHMGFVTMGIFAGTTQGVAGGVFQMVSHGIVSGALFLCVGIIYDRMHTREITAYGGLVNRMPIYALVFMVFTMANVGLPGTSGFVGEFMTLIGTFKVSIPTATFATTGVILSAAYALWLYRKVVFGALTKPSLATIKDLTFREGLIMVPLVALTLLFGFYPKPVLDMSATSVQQLVNNYNTAVTAVKAAALVQ from the coding sequence ATGACAACCTGGCCCATTCTTTCGGTCGTTACCTTCCTGCCGATATTCGGCACGCTGCTGATCTATATCAACCGCGGCGACGACGAGGCCGCGCGGCGCACTTCGCGCTGGATCGCGCTGTGGACCACGGTGATCACGTTTGTGGTGTCGCTGATTCTGGTCTGGCGCTTCGATCCCGCACAGGCAGACTTCCAGTTCGTCGAAAGGACGTCGTGGCTTGCCACCGGCATCACCTATCACATGGGTGTCGACGGCATTTCGCTGCCGTTCGTGATCCTGACCACCGCGCTGATGCCGTTCTGCATCCTCGCGAGCTGGAAATCGATCACCATGCGCGTGCGCGAATACATGATGGCGTTCCTGATCCTGGAAACGCTGATGGTCGGCACCTTCTCCGCACTCGACCTCGTGCTGTTCTATCTGTTCTTCGAGGGCGGCCTGATTCCGATGTTCCTGATCATCGGAGTGTGGGGCGGCCCGCGCCGGGTCTATGCCTCCTTCAAGTTCTTCCTCTACACGCTGCTCGGCTCGGTCCTGATGCTGCTGGCGATCATGGCGTTGTACTGGAATGCCGGCACCACCGACATTCCGACCTTGATGCACACCGCGGTGCCGCGCAGCTTGCAGACCTGGGCGTGGCTGGCGTTCTTCGCTTCCTTTGCGGTGAAGATGCCGATGTGGCCGGTGCACACCTGGCTGCCCGACGCCCATGTCGAGGCGCCGACCGCGGGCTCGGTGATCCTGGCCGCGATCCTGCTGAAGATGGGCGGCTACGGCTTCCTGCGCTTCTCGCTGCCGATGTTCCCGCTGGCCTCGCATGATTTCGCGCCGCTGATCTTCTCGCTGTCGGTCATCGCCATCATCTACACCTCGCTGGTGGCCTTGATGCAGGAAGACATCAAGAAGCTGATTGCCTACTCGTCGGTGGCGCATATGGGTTTTGTCACCATGGGGATCTTCGCCGGCACCACCCAGGGCGTCGCCGGCGGCGTGTTCCAGATGGTGTCGCACGGCATCGTGTCGGGCGCGCTGTTCCTCTGCGTCGGCATCATCTACGACCGCATGCATACCCGCGAGATCACGGCTTATGGCGGCCTCGTCAACCGCATGCCGATCTACGCGCTGGTGTTCATGGTCTTCACCATGGCCAATGTCGGGCTGCCCGGCACCAGCGGCTTCGTCGGCGAGTTTATGACGCTCATTGGAACCTTCAAGGTCTCGATCCCGACCGCCACCTTCGCCACTACCGGCGTGATCCTGTCGGCGGCCTATGCGCTGTGGCTCTATCGCAAGGTCGTGTTCGGCGCGCTGACAAAGCCGTCGCTCGCCACCATCAAGGACCTCACCTTCCGCGAGGGCCTGATCATGGTGCCGCTGGTCGCGCTCACCTTGCTGTTCGGATTCTATCCGAAACCGGTGCTCGACATGTCGGCCACCTCGGTGCAGCAACTCGTCAACAACTACAACACCGCAGTGACGGCCGTGAAAGCGGCCGCGCTTGTGCAGTGA
- the nuoL gene encoding NADH-quinone oxidoreductase subunit L, whose amino-acid sequence MIQAIVFLPLIGAVLAGLISIFGAHARNPSGDEVEHHGDAHGADAHVSEAHDGHADDHGHDDHAVEPAAAGSRAAELITTGLLLVSAALSWVAFVDVGFMHHDVRIALFPWINSGDLQVAWSLRVDTLTAVMLVVVNTISSLVHLYSIGYMDEDPYRPRFFAYLSLFTFAMLMLVTADNLVQLFFGWEGVGLMSYLLIGFWYQKPSANAAAIKAFVVNRVGDFGFALGIFAVFALIGSTDFETIFAGAPGLTGKTIDFFGWHADALTLTCLLLFMGAMGKSAQFLLHTWLPDAMEGPTPVSALIHAATMVTAGVFMVARLSPLFELAPNAQAFVMFIGATTAFFAATIGLVQNDIKRIVAYSTCSQLGYMFVAMGAGAYSVGMFHLFTHAFFKALLFLGSGSVIYAMHHEQDIRNMGGLWRKIPYTFAVMCIGTLALTGFPMFAGYFSKDAIIESAYASHNPFALYGFLMTVIAAGLTSFYSWRLIFKTFFGEPHDQAHYEAAHESPLWMLIPIGVLAAGSILAGFPFKELFAGHGVEEFFRESVKMNPHIIEDMHHIPETIAYLPTVMMVIGAYISYVFYIRRPYLPVELARQQPLLYQFLLNKWYFDELYDLIFVRPAKWIGRFLWKVGDGKIIDGFGPDGVSAWVLDVTRNVVKLQTGYLYHYAFAMLIGVAGLITWFMFGLGGQ is encoded by the coding sequence ATGATCCAGGCAATCGTCTTTCTGCCGCTGATCGGCGCGGTTCTCGCGGGGCTGATTTCGATCTTCGGTGCCCATGCGCGCAATCCGAGCGGCGACGAGGTCGAGCATCACGGCGACGCGCATGGCGCCGACGCCCATGTCTCCGAAGCCCATGACGGGCATGCCGACGACCACGGCCACGACGATCATGCGGTCGAACCGGCGGCCGCGGGCTCGCGCGCGGCCGAACTGATCACCACGGGGCTGCTGCTGGTGTCGGCGGCACTCTCCTGGGTGGCATTTGTCGATGTCGGCTTCATGCACCATGACGTCAGGATTGCGCTGTTCCCCTGGATCAATTCAGGCGATCTACAGGTGGCGTGGTCGCTGCGGGTCGATACGCTCACCGCGGTGATGCTGGTGGTGGTCAATACCATTTCGTCGCTCGTGCATCTCTATTCGATCGGCTACATGGACGAGGACCCGTACCGGCCGCGCTTCTTCGCCTATCTGTCGCTGTTCACCTTCGCGATGCTGATGCTGGTGACCGCCGATAACCTGGTACAGCTGTTCTTCGGCTGGGAAGGCGTCGGCCTCATGAGCTACCTGCTGATCGGCTTCTGGTACCAGAAGCCGTCGGCGAACGCGGCGGCGATCAAGGCCTTCGTGGTCAACCGCGTCGGCGACTTCGGCTTCGCGCTCGGTATTTTTGCCGTTTTCGCGCTGATCGGCTCGACCGACTTCGAGACCATTTTCGCCGGCGCGCCGGGCCTGACCGGCAAGACCATTGATTTCTTCGGCTGGCACGCCGACGCGCTGACGCTGACCTGCCTGCTCCTGTTCATGGGCGCGATGGGCAAATCGGCCCAGTTCCTGCTGCACACCTGGTTGCCGGACGCCATGGAAGGTCCGACGCCGGTTTCGGCCCTGATCCATGCCGCGACCATGGTCACCGCCGGCGTCTTCATGGTGGCGCGACTGTCGCCGCTGTTCGAACTCGCGCCAAACGCGCAGGCGTTCGTGATGTTTATCGGGGCGACCACCGCGTTCTTCGCCGCGACCATCGGCCTGGTCCAGAACGACATCAAGCGCATCGTCGCCTATTCGACCTGTTCGCAGCTCGGCTACATGTTCGTGGCGATGGGGGCAGGGGCCTATTCGGTCGGCATGTTCCATCTGTTCACGCACGCCTTCTTCAAGGCGCTGTTGTTCCTCGGCTCCGGCTCGGTGATCTACGCGATGCATCACGAGCAGGACATCCGCAATATGGGCGGGCTGTGGCGCAAGATCCCCTACACGTTCGCGGTGATGTGCATCGGAACCCTGGCCCTGACCGGCTTTCCGATGTTCGCGGGCTACTTCTCCAAGGATGCGATCATCGAGTCCGCCTACGCCTCGCACAATCCGTTTGCGCTGTACGGCTTCCTGATGACCGTGATCGCAGCCGGGCTGACCTCGTTCTATTCCTGGCGTCTGATCTTCAAGACCTTCTTCGGCGAACCGCACGACCAGGCACATTACGAGGCGGCGCATGAGAGCCCGCTGTGGATGCTGATCCCGATCGGCGTTCTCGCCGCCGGCTCGATCCTCGCGGGTTTCCCGTTCAAGGAACTGTTCGCCGGCCACGGCGTCGAGGAATTCTTCCGCGAGTCGGTCAAAATGAACCCGCACATCATCGAGGACATGCACCATATCCCCGAGACCATCGCCTATCTGCCGACCGTCATGATGGTGATCGGCGCCTATATCTCCTACGTCTTCTATATCCGCCGGCCGTATCTGCCGGTCGAACTCGCCCGCCAGCAGCCGCTGCTGTACCAGTTCCTGCTCAACAAATGGTACTTCGACGAATTGTACGACCTGATCTTCGTGCGCCCGGCCAAGTGGATCGGACGTTTCCTGTGGAAGGTCGGCGACGGCAAGATCATCGACGGCTTCGGCCCCGACGGCGTGTCGGCGTGGGTGCTTGACGTGACCCGCAACGTCGTGAAGCTGCAGACCGGCTATCTCTACCACTACGCGTTCGCGATGCTGATCGGCGTCGCGGGATTGATCACCTGGTTCATGTTCGGCTTGGGAGGCCAGTGA